The nucleotide sequence CCCACCTGCCCAGCGGATCTCCGGGAAAGAGGTGCTGACTCCACCATCGCCATTCGGGGTCTTCACGGTTCGACGGGTGTGAGGCCAGTGGAGTCACCGCGGGCGGCTCGGAGGAGTATCTCGACGGAGAGATGGCCAGCCAGCCCTCCTTCGCCCACACTCCCCACCGAGGCAGCCGTCCATCCCGCATATCAACAAGCGAGCCGCTCAGCGGACCGAAACCCTCAACAAGGGCCTCGAGCGCCTCCCGCAGCCAAGTGCCTGCGATTTCAGCGGTTCGGAGTTCGTCGTCCGCCCGGCCCAGTCGGGCGATGGCGGTCCTGGCCCTGTCTTCAGCCTCGCGCATGCCATGGTGTTGCTTCTTGCCCCGGGCGATCTCGTCGAACGTCCAGGAAGCGGCCGCAGGGTTGGCCCGAGCAAGGCGGAGCATAAGGTTCTCCGCTTCGTCCGGGGCACTCGCGCTCACGGCGAACGCGATCGCGTAGCGCCACCGGGGGAAAGCGTCGGCAGTGACGATCTCCTCCGGCAGTACGGAGCCCTTGCGCAGGGCCTGGGCGCCGAAGTGCTGCTCGAAGACAGGCAGGGCGAAGCGGAGGCCCGCAGCTTCCTGGACGACCAGACCGGTGTCGGTCAGCTCCCACACCTCGGCTTCATGCCCGAAGTGCTGAGCGGGGACTGAACCGCCGGCATTCAGGACGTGTACGGCGAGACGAGCAAGGCGGTCCCAGGTCTGTGAGGTTGGGGAACCCTTGCGCCGTCCTTTGATGACGGACGCGGCCAGACCGGACAGCAGCTCCAGGCTGGACACCCGTGCGTCTTCACCGGCCAGGAGGCGGGAGGCGACGGACAGGGCTTGAAGGGGGCTGGTCAGCAGGTCCTGTACTTCTCGCTCTTCGAAAAGCATGCGCGCGTCGTCGCCGATCACAAGGTCCAGAAGTTCCGCGCCTCTCCGCACTGACCACGGGGCGACCTCGTGCACCACAGCCCTGCCCAGCTCGATTCCAGGTCTGCACGTGGCGAGAATCCGGGCGGTCGGGTGGGCGGCCAGCAAGAGCCTGGCCTCGTACAGGAGCTGTGCAACCTGCTCGGGTGAGATCCGATCGAGATCGTCGATCACGATACGTCCGAGTCCACTCGCCGGCTCGCCGCCCGCGCGTGTGATGGCATCCAGCAGATCTGGAACGGCCTTGCCCGCATCCACCCATACAGGGATCACGACATCGGGGTCACCCGCTGCCTCGCGGAGCCCTTCCCGCAACCAACTCTCGGCTTCCTCACTCTTGCCGGCTCCCATGGGCGCGACCAGAACCGCCAGAGTGCCGACGGGGACAGTCACCACCGGCAGTGAGGACTTGTCAGCCCAGTCCAGAACGGCATCGGCACGCTCCTCGGGCACAAGGCTCAGTCGTGCCTCACGGCGGTGCTGCGAGGCACGGGCTGCATCAGTGAGGGCATCTGACCTGGGCTTGTGTCCGGCGGACACGGCGTCGAGCAAATGTGCGAGGACGTCACCGGAGGTGACGGCACCGGCGTAGGTACGGCGGATGGAGTCGTACCGATCCAGGTAGCGGCACAGCTGGTCGTGGTGCCACACCGCCCAGCCCTTGAGCCCAAGGCGTGCCGCATACGTGGACACGAATTGCTCAATCCGAGCAATGCCTCCGCTGCCCGGCACGGGAGTCAGGATCACATTGGTGGTGAAGATCAGATACTCGGGCAGCCGCTCCCGCTTCGAAGTCGGGCTCAGCCACGCTTCGAATTCCTCTTTGACCTGCCCCTTCAGCCACGAGACAGCATCCTGGGGCTGTTGATCCGTGCGCTGCCGGAACTTGGCCTGCACGACCCCGTAGCCGTCCCATGCCTCAAGCTCGCTCGGATAGGGCACCCGCCCCTCGAACGTTGCCTCACGCCCGCCGTCCTTGCCGTCCCCGAAGGCGGAGACGCCCGGCCCGAGGATCTCCTGGGCCAGGGCCTGCGACACGTGCTCGAACTCCCGGGTGCTCAGCCCGCTGAGGTTGTAATCCACCCCGCCATGATGCCGCTGCGGCTATCTCCCGACCGCCCAACGGAACTTTTTCCCCGGCCGGGCCTCTGCGACCACGCCGATTCACGTGGCTTGACCAGCCCAGCAACACGCCTGACAGTCCATCAGAACGAGCGTCAAATGAGCGTCACGAGCGTCACTTCAGCGTCAAGATATCGCCCGTAACGCCCACACCGCACATAATGCGCACGCACAAAACCCCAGGTCAGGAGCCCTTTGCCACCGGCTCAAGGATGGCAACGCACTCCACATGGTGCGTCATCGGAAACAGATCGAACGCCCGCAGCGTCCGCACCCGATATCCACCCTCCTTGAAGTACCCCAGATCCCGCGCCAGCGCGGCCGGGTCGCAGGCCACGTACGCGATCCGGCGCGCCCCCAGCGACGACATGTGCTGGACGGTCTTCTTGCCCGCCCCGGCCCGCGGCGGATCCAGGACGATCAGGTCGACCTCGGAAATACCTGTCTTCGGCAGCACCGCCTCGACCTTGCCCTGTTCGATCCGGACCCGGTCGAAGGCGGCGAGGTTGTGCCGGGCGTCCTCGACGGCACGCTTGCCGGACTCGATGCCGAGGACTGCACCCTTGTCGCCGACGCGGTCGGCGAGGGCGCCCGCGAACAGGCCGACGCCGCAGTAGAGGTCGAGGGCCATGTCACCCTTGCGCGGGAGCAGGCCCTGCATGACCGCCTTCATCAGCGTTTCCGCCGCCATCGGGTGGACCTGCCAGAAGCCGCCGCTGCCGACCCGGTACGTACGGCCGTCGGCGCGCTCGCGGACGAACGCGCGGCCGTGGACGCGGTGGATGCCACCGTCGTGCTCCTCGACGCGCATGACGGAGACAGGCTTGTCGAGCTCGACCAGGGGCAGACGGGCGCCCGGCTTCGGCTCCAGGATGACCATGCGGTCCTGGGATCCGGTCGCGGCGATCGCGTCGACGGACTCCATCCCGGCCCAGTCGCGCTGTTCGATGCCCAGCTCGCTGATGCCGGCCGCCGCGATCATGCAGTGCTCGATCGGCTCGACCTCGTGCGAACGGTGGCGCCGCAGCCCGGCGTTGCCGTCCGCGTCCACCGCGTACTGCACCCTCGTACGCCACTGAGGCACCTCGCCCGGCGGCAGCTTGTCGCCCTCGGCCGGCATCACCGTGCCGTCCCAGCCGGCCTCCTCCGGGGTCAGGCCGGCAAGCCGCTTCAGCTGTTCGGCGACGACCTCGCCCTTGAGGCGGCGCTGTGCGCCCGGCTTGGCGTGCTGCCAGTCGCAGCCGCCGCAGCGGCCGGGGCCGGCGTAGGGGCAGGGGGCCTCGACGCGGTCCTTGGAGGCCGACAGGACCGAGACGGCGTCCGCCCGCAGGAAGCGCGCGCCCTCCTCACCGTCGGTCACACGGGCCACGACCCGCTCGCCGGGCAGCGCGTGCCGGACGAAGAGGACCTGGCCCTCGGACGTACGCGCGACGCAGTGGCCGCCGTGGGCGACGGGGCCGACCTCGACCTCGTACTCCTCTCCCACCAGCGATGTCTTGGGTTCTTCCTGCATGGTGGGGTGACTCCAGAAGAGAGAAAAGCGGAACGGCCGGACAACAGCCCACCAGTCTACGTGGGTGCCGTCCGACCGTTGACCACGAGCGGCGACCCGCGCCTGCCCGCGCTCGGCCCAGGGGGCCCGAACCTCAGCCCTTGCTGCCCGAGGACTCCTTCGACGACTCCGAGGACGTCTTGGACGACTCCTTCGGCCGCTCTTGCGCCGGTCCACGCCGAACCGATCCCGGCGCGCTCCACTCCTGCCGCTTGCGCGCCCGTCGCTTGGCGACCTCGGAGGACTCCAGCTGGTAGGGCACGGAGGTCACCATGACACCCGGCGTGAAGAGCAGCCGCCCCTTGAGCCGGAGTGCGCTCTGGTTGTGCAGCAACTGCTCGTACCAGTGGCCGACCACGTACTCGGGGATGATCACCGACACCGCGTCGCGCGGGGACTCCTTGCGCAGCCCCTTGACGTACTCGATGACCGGCCGGGTGACCTCGCGGTACGGCGAGTCGAGGACCTTCAGCGGTACGTCGATGCCGCGCCGGGTCCATTCCTCCTGGAGCGCCTTGGTCTCGGCCGGGTCGACGTTGACGCTGAGCGCCTCCAGGGTGTGGGAGCGCATCAGCTTGGCGTAGGCGAGGGCGCGCAGGGTGGGGCGGTGGATCCTGGAGATCAGCACCACAGAGTGGACCCTCGACGGCCGGACGACGTCGTCGCTCGGGCCGTCCGGCGCGGCAATCTCCGCGGCGACCCGGTCGTAGTGCTTACGGATGGCCGTCATCGTCGCGTAGAAGATCACCATGCCGAGCAGCGCGACCCAGGCGCCGTGCGTGAACTTGGTGCCCAGGACGACGATCAGGACCAGCCCGGTGAAGAAGGCACCGAAGGTGTTGATCGCGCGGGAGCGGATCATGCGGCGGCGCTTGGCCGGGTTCTTCTCGGTGCGCAGATGGCGGTTCCAGTGCCGGACCATGCCCGTCTGGCTGAGTGTGAAGGAGACGAACACCCCGACGATGTACAGCTGGATCAGGCGCGTGGAGTCGGCGCCGTAGATCCACACCAGGAGCACGGCGGCGCCCGCGAGGAGCACGATGCCGTTGGAGAAGGCGAGCCGGTCGCCGCGGGTGTGCAGCTGGCGCGGGAGGTAGCGGTCCTGCGCGAGGATCGAACCGAGCAGCGGGAAGCCGTTGTACGCGGTGTTCGCGGCCAGGAAGAGGACCAGCGCGGTCGCGGCGGCCAGCACGACGAAGAAGAACGTGCCGTCACCGAAGACGGCGGCGGCGACCTGGGAGATCACCGGGTTCTGGACGTAGGAGTCACCGACCGGGGAGCCGTCGCGCAGCAGGTCGACGGCCGGGTTCTCGGCCATCCGCACCTTGGTGGCCATGGCGAGGACGATGATGCCGCAGAACATGGTGACCGCGAGCAGGCCCATCGCGGCGAGCGTGGTCGCCGCGTTCTTCGACTTGGGCTTGCGGAAGGCGGGGACGCCGTTGGAGATGGCCTCGACGCCGGTGAGCGCGGCACAGCCGGAGGAGAAGGCGCGCAACAGCAGGAAGACCAGGGCGAAGCCGGCGAGACCCTGGTGCTCGGCCTTGATCTCCAGGCCCGCGGTGGGTGCCTTCATGGTCTCGTCGAGGATCAGGCCCCGGAACGCGCCCCAGGCGATCATCACGAAGACGCCGACGACGAAGACGTACGTCGGGATCGCGAAGAGCTTCCCGGACTCCTTCACCCCGCGCAGGTTCATCAGCGTGAGCAGCACGATGATGCCGATCGCGCACAGCACCTTGTGCTCGACGACGAAGGGGACGGCCGAGCCGAGGTTCTCCACACCGGAGGAGATCGACACGGCGACGGTGAGGACGTAGTCGACGAGGAGCGCGCTGGCGACGGTGAGGCCGGCCTTGGGGCCGAGGTTGGTGTTCGCCACCTCGTAGTCGCCGCCGCCGCTCGGATACGCGTGCACGTTCTGCCGGTAGGACGCCACGACGGTGAACATCAGCACGACGACCGCGACGGCGATCCAGGGGCTGAAGTGGTAGGCCGACACGCCCGCGATGGAGAGGACCAGCAGCACCTCTCCGGGTGCGTACGCCACGGACGAGAGCGGGTCGGAGGCGAAGACGGGGAGTGCGATGCGCTTCGGCAGGAGCGTTTCGCCCAGCCGGTCGCTGCGCAGGGCGCGCCCGATCAGGATCCGTTTGGGCACGTCGGTCAGTTTGGACACGCTGAGGATCGTAAGCGCCCCGACTGGTTCTGGGCACATCCGGGTGAAATCCCGGCGGGCCCCGGGGTGAAATCCGTCCGACGTCGACTGCGAAGTGCGTCACGTCACGCATCCTCCGGTCTGATGGGCGGCGTCCTCACGTCTATATGACGAATCTCGTATATGACGAATCCCGTGACGTTCTCGTCGACTCCCGTGACGTTCTCGTCGACTTTCGTATCGTTCTCGTCCACCTCACCCTCTGGAGACCCCATGCAGGCCGCGACCGCGGAGCTGATCGGCGCTCTCGTCTCCCTCGTCG is from Streptomyces sp. NBC_01314 and encodes:
- a CDS encoding class I SAM-dependent RNA methyltransferase: MQEEPKTSLVGEEYEVEVGPVAHGGHCVARTSEGQVLFVRHALPGERVVARVTDGEEGARFLRADAVSVLSASKDRVEAPCPYAGPGRCGGCDWQHAKPGAQRRLKGEVVAEQLKRLAGLTPEEAGWDGTVMPAEGDKLPPGEVPQWRTRVQYAVDADGNAGLRRHRSHEVEPIEHCMIAAAGISELGIEQRDWAGMESVDAIAATGSQDRMVILEPKPGARLPLVELDKPVSVMRVEEHDGGIHRVHGRAFVRERADGRTYRVGSGGFWQVHPMAAETLMKAVMQGLLPRKGDMALDLYCGVGLFAGALADRVGDKGAVLGIESGKRAVEDARHNLAAFDRVRIEQGKVEAVLPKTGISEVDLIVLDPPRAGAGKKTVQHMSSLGARRIAYVACDPAALARDLGYFKEGGYRVRTLRAFDLFPMTHHVECVAILEPVAKGS
- a CDS encoding APC family permease, with the protein product MSKLTDVPKRILIGRALRSDRLGETLLPKRIALPVFASDPLSSVAYAPGEVLLVLSIAGVSAYHFSPWIAVAVVVLMFTVVASYRQNVHAYPSGGGDYEVANTNLGPKAGLTVASALLVDYVLTVAVSISSGVENLGSAVPFVVEHKVLCAIGIIVLLTLMNLRGVKESGKLFAIPTYVFVVGVFVMIAWGAFRGLILDETMKAPTAGLEIKAEHQGLAGFALVFLLLRAFSSGCAALTGVEAISNGVPAFRKPKSKNAATTLAAMGLLAVTMFCGIIVLAMATKVRMAENPAVDLLRDGSPVGDSYVQNPVISQVAAAVFGDGTFFFVVLAAATALVLFLAANTAYNGFPLLGSILAQDRYLPRQLHTRGDRLAFSNGIVLLAGAAVLLVWIYGADSTRLIQLYIVGVFVSFTLSQTGMVRHWNRHLRTEKNPAKRRRMIRSRAINTFGAFFTGLVLIVVLGTKFTHGAWVALLGMVIFYATMTAIRKHYDRVAAEIAAPDGPSDDVVRPSRVHSVVLISRIHRPTLRALAYAKLMRSHTLEALSVNVDPAETKALQEEWTRRGIDVPLKVLDSPYREVTRPVIEYVKGLRKESPRDAVSVIIPEYVVGHWYEQLLHNQSALRLKGRLLFTPGVMVTSVPYQLESSEVAKRRARKRQEWSAPGSVRRGPAQERPKESSKTSSESSKESSGSKG